The proteins below are encoded in one region of Ostrea edulis chromosome 3, xbOstEdul1.1, whole genome shotgun sequence:
- the LOC130052891 gene encoding uncharacterized protein LOC130052891, which translates to MKLSLTEDLVFSICVATNHYAEMVISRGKGCHILPKEVFSLSLKRNCTDQFSSLSDDEVCVLFCFLCSDSGTPDFTDADCLDVLNEIRKNMYDKDSVTSEEAQRTLDGLKSRGFLWDQDGVDITEDVKDETMYRVIGPSIESSFTLFYVYQLSSYTTTVRYLRLQIYTRESGEKCVISDDSFYDSVLIHRLQMNILTHVTMEDTDICDEVSQTLSIPLDKVRMTESERGAFLEDLQKTGECVQSQGSVQHVKWLWRLNPSARPDIVRSCIGPHPHWDIYIINNTANRKHIIATNY; encoded by the exons atgaagctgtctttgacagaagatttggttttctccatctgtgttgccaccaaccattatgctgagatggtcatatctagggggaagggttgccatatacttcccaaggaagttttcagcctctcactgaagaggaactgtacag ACCAGTTCTCCTCCCTGTCTGATGACGAGGTGTGCGTGTTATTCTGTTTTCTGTGTTCTGACTCCGGTACCCCCGACTTTACTGATGCAGACTGTCTGGACGTTCTTAATGAGATACGAAAGAATATGTATGATAAGGACAGTGTAACAAGTGAGGAGGCACAGCGGACTCTGGACGGACTGAAGTCACGTGGATTTCTTTGGGATCAGGACGGAGTAGACATCACTGAGGACGTCAAGGACGAGACCATGTACCGTGTTATAGGACCTAGTATAGAAAGTAGTTTTACACTGTTCTACGTGTATCAGTTATCCAGTTATACTACAACAGTGAGGTATCTGAGATTACAGATATACACCAGGGAGTCTGGAGAGAAATGTGTCATTAGTGACGACTCGTTCTATGATTCCGTACTCATACACCGTCTACAGATGAACATACTGACCCACGTCACCATGGAGGACACGGATATCTGTGATGAAGTGTCACAGACAT TGAGCATCCCTCTAGATAAAGTACGCATGACTGAGAGTGAACGAGGAGCGTTTTTAGAGGACTTACAGAAGACCGGAGAGTGTGTACAATCACAGGGCAGTGTACAACACGTCAAGTGGCTCTGGAGACTAAACCCCTCAGCGAGACCTGACATCGTGAGATCCTGTATAGGTCCCCACCCACACTGGGATATTTACATCATCAACAACACGGCTAACAGAAAACACA